A part of Campylobacter concisus genomic DNA contains:
- a CDS encoding hydrogenase-4 component G, with product MKISQIANSYNSSSIKENVKLEISLHKDEKDISKKESEIINLTAKDISNGYFLQYQKEIVKSSSSNLLAQGGLSFNAPKNLSEILSGLDLANIGYNGKSLNELSSDEANDLISENGFFGIANTADRIASFVLNGAGDDVEKLKAGREGVANGFEDAKKIWGGELPEISQKTIEKTLETLDKKIAELGGNVLNVSA from the coding sequence ATGAAAATTTCTCAAATCGCAAACTCATATAATAGTTCAAGTATAAAAGAAAATGTAAAATTAGAAATTTCGCTTCATAAAGATGAAAAGGATATCTCTAAAAAAGAGTCTGAAATTATAAATTTAACAGCCAAAGACATTTCAAATGGCTACTTTTTGCAGTATCAAAAAGAGATCGTTAAAAGTAGTAGTTCAAATTTATTAGCTCAAGGTGGCTTAAGCTTTAATGCACCTAAAAATTTATCAGAAATTTTATCAGGCCTTGATCTTGCAAATATCGGCTATAACGGTAAATCTTTAAACGAGCTAAGTAGTGACGAGGCAAATGATCTTATTAGCGAGAATGGATTTTTTGGTATCGCAAATACGGCTGATAGGATAGCTAGCTTTGTGCTAAATGGTGCAGGCGATGACGTGGAAAAACTAAAAGCTGGTAGAGAGGGTGTGGCAAATGGTTTTGAGGATGCGAAGAAAATTTGGGGAGGCGAGCTTCCTGAAATTTCACAAAAAACTATCGAAAAGACTCTTGAGACACTTGATAAAAAGATCGCTGAGCTTGGCGGTAACGTTTTAAATGTTTCAGCTTAA
- a CDS encoding peptidoglycan D,D-transpeptidase FtsI family protein, with the protein MNSRKSKITILFLLITFGISIFVLVIFYRASIERKLPRLQTSDINTAIRGNIITKDGFSISSSQKLYKVMLDTRNIDPNKKEMFIKLYSLYSGDDPNKVRKIINGTKGIVTLSYSIDAKGATYLQELSRKLNRKSILVSYLDPKTGLASFQGMRVMESGQNRKFMSKDALTPAIGYVSKTESDALTKSKGVKGLERYYEDYLAPIQNAKILGPRDIGNNIILTSDSNLATRVDGYNAVLSIPLKFQTKLEQILDEKREFLDAKELVICIMNSKNGEILALASSSRYDPSNIRKQDYSALNSTVSEYAYEVGSVFKPFIFSILLQEKKVNPFELVNTYNGRYQLGKRIIKDTHPEPFMSAEDIIVHSSNIGMIQLVERLNGPQIYQGLLNFGFSRKTGIDLPYEQVGMMPTVTKLNSSTYKATVSYGYGLQATFMQLLKAYNTFNNKGIEVTPHMVAYLERNGKRYDLPKSEPAQVISQETAKIMKRILIKTVEKGTGLKAFTPGLEIGGKTGTAHIASGSGGYSNTYNGSFFGFVNDTRGNSYTIGVLARDPKRPYYYFGAQSALPMFKKAVDLMVEDGYLFPDANVIAEFEAKKDKLKNDKTKQKPALD; encoded by the coding sequence ATGAATTCCAGAAAATCAAAAATAACCATACTTTTTTTATTAATTACTTTTGGAATTTCAATATTTGTGCTTGTCATATTTTATAGAGCAAGTATAGAGCGAAAGCTTCCTAGGCTTCAAACAAGCGATATAAACACAGCAATTCGTGGTAATATAATCACAAAAGATGGCTTTAGCATCTCTTCAAGTCAAAAACTCTACAAAGTAATGCTTGACACTAGAAATATTGATCCTAATAAAAAAGAGATGTTTATCAAGCTATATTCGCTTTACAGCGGCGACGATCCAAACAAAGTAAGAAAGATTATAAATGGCACAAAAGGTATCGTTACGCTCTCATATAGCATTGATGCAAAGGGTGCTACCTACCTTCAAGAGCTCTCAAGAAAGCTAAATCGCAAGAGCATTTTGGTTTCATACCTTGATCCAAAAACAGGACTTGCTTCATTTCAGGGCATGAGAGTAATGGAGAGTGGACAAAATCGTAAATTTATGTCAAAAGACGCCCTCACACCAGCTATTGGCTACGTGAGCAAAACTGAAAGTGACGCACTTACAAAAAGTAAAGGTGTAAAAGGTCTTGAGAGATATTATGAAGATTATTTAGCTCCGATACAAAATGCAAAAATTTTAGGGCCTCGTGATATTGGAAACAATATCATTTTAACAAGTGACTCAAATTTAGCAACAAGAGTAGATGGCTACAATGCGGTGCTCTCTATACCGCTTAAATTTCAAACCAAACTAGAGCAAATTTTAGATGAAAAGCGTGAATTTCTAGATGCAAAAGAGTTAGTCATCTGTATAATGAATAGCAAAAATGGAGAAATTTTAGCCCTAGCCTCTAGCTCAAGATATGATCCTTCAAACATAAGAAAGCAAGATTATAGCGCTCTAAATTCGACCGTTAGTGAATATGCTTATGAAGTTGGCTCAGTTTTTAAGCCATTTATATTTTCTATCTTACTTCAGGAGAAGAAAGTAAATCCATTTGAGCTTGTAAATACCTATAATGGCCGATATCAACTTGGCAAAAGGATAATCAAAGATACCCATCCAGAGCCTTTTATGAGCGCTGAAGATATAATCGTGCACAGTTCAAACATCGGCATGATTCAGCTTGTTGAGCGTTTAAATGGGCCACAAATTTATCAAGGACTTTTAAATTTTGGCTTTTCAAGAAAAACAGGCATAGATCTACCTTACGAGCAAGTAGGTATGATGCCAACAGTTACAAAGCTAAACTCATCAACCTATAAGGCAACTGTGAGCTATGGATACGGCTTGCAAGCTACATTTATGCAACTTTTAAAAGCCTATAATACATTTAATAATAAAGGCATTGAAGTTACTCCTCACATGGTTGCCTACTTAGAGAGAAATGGAAAAAGATACGATTTGCCAAAGTCCGAGCCAGCTCAAGTTATATCACAAGAAACCGCAAAGATAATGAAGAGAATTTTAATAAAAACGGTTGAGAAAGGTACTGGACTAAAAGCCTTTACGCCAGGGCTTGAGATAGGTGGCAAGACTGGAACTGCACACATTGCCTCAGGTAGTGGTGGATACAGCAATACCTACAATGGCTCATTTTTTGGCTTTGTAAATGATACAAGAGGCAATAGCTACACAATAGGCGTTTTAGCAAGGGATCCTAAAAGACCTTACTACTACTTCGGCGCTCAAAGTGCGTTGCCTATGTTTAAAAAAGCAGTTGACCTAATGGTTGAGGATGGATATTTATTTCCTGATGCGAATGTAATAGCTGAGTTTGAAGCCAAAAAAGATAAGCTTAAAAACGATAAGACAAAACAAAAACCTGCTTTGGACTAA
- a CDS encoding Dps family protein — protein sequence MSKVILQLNVIQADANALYIKFHDLHWNVKGIQFFSVHEYTEKAYEDMSEIFDDAAERALMLGGRPIVKAEELAKVTHIKHEPKEIYTPTEVLEIVLADYKHLLGEFKKLDELAEGDTTTQMYAQDQIAKFEKAIWMLNATLSK from the coding sequence ATGTCAAAAGTTATTTTACAATTAAATGTTATTCAGGCTGATGCAAATGCACTTTATATTAAATTTCACGATCTTCACTGGAATGTAAAAGGTATTCAATTTTTTAGCGTTCATGAATACACAGAAAAAGCTTATGAAGATATGAGTGAGATATTTGACGATGCAGCTGAGAGAGCTCTTATGCTTGGTGGCAGACCTATCGTCAAGGCTGAGGAGCTAGCAAAAGTTACTCATATTAAACACGAGCCAAAAGAAATTTACACTCCAACTGAGGTTTTAGAGATTGTCTTAGCTGATTATAAACACCTTTTGGGTGAGTTTAAAAAGCTTGACGAGCTTGCAGAAGGTGATACAACAACTCAAATGTATGCACAAGATCAAATCGCAAAATTTGAAAAAGCGATCTGGATGCTAAACGCAACACTTAGCAAATAA
- the ccsA gene encoding cytochrome c biogenesis protein CcsA — protein sequence MLNPKSLFLSMGSAIVLMIIFAIASGAATIIESKTSTEAAWYYVYGASWFALIQLLLGINLTYNIFRYNLIDPKKLPSLIFHLGFIVILIGAGITRYLGFEADMHIREKTQSNIVTTKISYLNLTALNDNGEEINAALPLGLSDAKKGFDLKLKIADNEANLKFKEFVPNASYKFVDDKNGQPVVEFVVSNESESEEIFLLEEEEARVADISFIFNAKPDESKKYVLFKLVDGNFTVTSNTDLSKFTMSDSSKTELEAGSVNEFGMGSLYTISNINFAPRLVSTHALRKLVSTKDSEFNALIAELNYKGESKEMHIFYNLTEPSRLAVAGQKFNASWGAQQVKLPFSLYLKDFELKRYPGSNSPMSYSSEVIVKDDTNMSGLDYKIYMNHVLDYDGYRFFQSSYDTDEKGTILSVNKDPGKIPTYIGYFLLGLGFVLNVVNPGSRFRKLAKLIDNESTKGGKKVVVIIAIMLLSLNFSSLKAEDFLPNISKEHTQKLSRLIVQSSDGRMKPFDTLSKEILNKIHRSENINSLNSNQAMLSIMVTPDFWRNEKIISLGQSKELKKELGIDENAKYASFNDFFRATKDGGSEYKLTKFAEIANRKHPGSRNTFDKDVIKIDERLNVFYMIFIGEIFKIFPKQDDPSNSWYSPASAMMYFPPKEADLVINMMREYFAAVDAATKDNDWSKADAALDKISAYQQKYGSAVMPSEEKINIEILFNKIQIFERLTPIYLLAGLALLFFVFIKMLAPKVQINSIVKIVYIINLLAFFAHTVGLGLRWYIAEHAPWSNAYESMVYIAWALGFSGIVFAKRSPIALALTSILAGVTLFVAHLSWMDPQITTLVPVLQSYWLTIHVSVITASYGFLGLCALLGGFTLLLIILQNKKKPNPEISRNILEATRINEMAMILGLSLLTLGNFLGGVWANESWGRYWGWDSKETWALVSILVYAAVLHIRFIPKLNNQYAFAVASFFAYWSIIMTYFGVNFYLAGMHSYAAGDPLPVPDFVWISIVIMVLMSVLAFTKRSLCSRL from the coding sequence ATGTTAAATCCAAAATCATTATTTTTAAGTATGGGCTCAGCTATCGTTTTGATGATAATCTTTGCCATAGCTAGCGGAGCCGCCACAATAATAGAAAGTAAAACTAGCACAGAAGCTGCATGGTACTATGTTTATGGTGCCAGCTGGTTTGCGCTAATTCAACTACTTCTTGGTATAAATTTGACCTATAATATCTTTAGATACAACTTAATCGATCCCAAAAAACTTCCTTCGCTTATCTTTCACCTTGGTTTTATCGTTATCTTAATCGGTGCTGGAATAACAAGATATCTTGGCTTTGAGGCTGATATGCATATAAGAGAGAAAACTCAGTCAAATATCGTTACGACAAAAATATCCTATTTAAATTTAACCGCATTAAACGATAATGGAGAAGAGATAAACGCTGCTTTGCCGTTAGGACTTTCTGATGCAAAAAAAGGTTTTGATCTAAAGCTAAAAATAGCAGACAATGAAGCTAATTTAAAATTTAAAGAATTTGTGCCAAATGCAAGTTATAAGTTTGTGGATGATAAAAATGGGCAACCAGTAGTGGAATTTGTGGTTTCAAACGAGAGTGAAAGTGAAGAAATCTTCTTGTTAGAAGAAGAGGAAGCAAGAGTTGCAGATATTAGTTTTATCTTTAATGCTAAGCCAGATGAGAGTAAAAAATATGTACTTTTTAAATTAGTGGATGGAAATTTCACAGTTACTTCAAATACTGATCTTTCAAAATTTACAATGAGCGATAGTTCAAAAACTGAGTTAGAAGCTGGTAGCGTCAATGAATTTGGTATGGGTAGTCTTTACACTATTTCAAATATAAATTTTGCTCCAAGATTAGTTTCGACTCATGCTTTAAGAAAGCTAGTTAGCACAAAAGATAGCGAATTTAACGCCTTGATAGCTGAATTAAATTATAAAGGCGAGAGTAAAGAGATGCATATTTTTTATAACCTAACAGAGCCTTCACGCTTGGCTGTGGCCGGACAAAAATTTAACGCTTCATGGGGTGCACAGCAAGTTAAACTTCCGTTTAGCTTATACTTAAAAGACTTTGAGCTTAAAAGATATCCTGGCTCAAATTCTCCTATGAGCTATTCAAGTGAAGTTATTGTAAAAGATGATACAAACATGTCGGGGCTTGACTATAAAATTTATATGAATCACGTGCTTGACTATGATGGTTATAGATTTTTCCAAAGTTCATACGATACAGATGAAAAAGGAACCATTCTCTCTGTAAATAAAGATCCAGGCAAGATACCAACTTATATCGGCTACTTTTTGCTTGGGCTTGGCTTTGTGTTAAATGTTGTAAATCCTGGTAGCCGTTTTAGAAAACTAGCTAAGTTAATAGACAATGAATCAACAAAGGGTGGTAAAAAGGTTGTTGTTATCATTGCCATTATGCTTTTAAGTTTAAATTTTAGCTCATTAAAGGCTGAAGACTTTTTGCCTAATATCAGCAAAGAGCACACACAAAAGCTTTCTAGACTTATTGTGCAAAGCTCAGATGGTAGAATGAAGCCATTTGATACTCTTAGCAAAGAAATTTTAAATAAAATACATAGAAGCGAGAACATAAATAGCCTAAATTCGAATCAAGCAATGCTTTCAATAATGGTAACTCCTGATTTTTGGCGAAATGAAAAAATTATCTCACTTGGACAAAGCAAGGAGCTAAAAAAAGAGCTTGGCATAGATGAAAATGCAAAATATGCAAGTTTTAATGATTTTTTTAGAGCCACAAAAGATGGTGGAAGTGAATATAAACTCACAAAATTTGCTGAAATTGCTAATCGTAAGCATCCTGGATCACGCAATACATTTGATAAAGATGTGATAAAGATCGATGAGAGATTGAACGTTTTTTATATGATATTTATTGGTGAAATTTTTAAAATTTTTCCAAAACAAGATGACCCATCAAACTCTTGGTATTCGCCTGCTAGTGCAATGATGTACTTTCCGCCTAAAGAGGCTGATCTGGTCATTAATATGATGAGAGAGTATTTTGCAGCAGTTGATGCAGCAACAAAAGATAATGATTGGAGTAAGGCTGATGCTGCACTTGATAAAATTTCAGCCTATCAGCAAAAGTACGGTTCTGCTGTAATGCCAAGTGAAGAAAAGATAAATATAGAAATTTTGTTTAATAAAATTCAAATTTTTGAACGATTGACGCCGATTTATCTTTTAGCAGGCCTAGCGCTTTTATTTTTTGTTTTTATCAAAATGCTAGCTCCAAAGGTCCAGATAAATAGCATTGTAAAGATTGTGTATATTATAAATTTACTAGCTTTTTTTGCTCACACTGTCGGACTTGGACTTCGTTGGTACATTGCTGAGCATGCGCCTTGGAGTAACGCTTATGAATCGATGGTCTATATCGCTTGGGCTTTAGGATTTTCTGGTATCGTCTTTGCAAAACGTAGCCCTATCGCCCTTGCTCTTACGTCTATATTGGCTGGCGTTACATTGTTTGTTGCGCACCTTAGCTGGATGGATCCACAGATCACTACACTTGTGCCAGTGCTTCAAAGCTACTGGCTAACAATACACGTTTCTGTCATTACTGCAAGTTATGGATTTTTAGGACTTTGCGCATTACTTGGTGGCTTCACGCTATTGCTTATCATTTTACAGAATAAGAAAAAGCCAAATCCAGAAATTTCTCGCAATATCCTCGAAGCTACCCGTATAAATGAGATGGCTATGATACTAGGACTTAGCTTGCTTACTCTTGGAAATTTCCTAGGCGGTGTTTGGGCGAACGAGAGTTGGGGCAGATATTGGGGCTGGGATAGTAAGGAGACTTGGGCGCTAGTTTCGATACTTGTTTATGCCGCAGTTCTTCATATAAGATTTATTCCAAAACTAAACAACCAGTATGCATTTGCAGTGGCTTCATTTTTTGCTTATTGGTCGATTATTATGACTTATTTTGGTGTAAATTTTTATTTAGCTGGCATGCACTCATATGCAGCAGGAGATCCATTACCAGTGCCTGATTTTGTCTGGATTAGTATCGTAATAATGGTACTTATGAGCGTTTTAGCATTTACAAAGCGATCACTTTGCTCAAGGCTTTAG
- a CDS encoding c-type cytochrome yields the protein MKSIKISFLACFLVANAFAASQVYYIEARGEFGKELAEMAKKQANDRNEKVNVYVDEDPRRYKDNRILKLGVDRKGRYSVSLGKELYEKQCASCHGENADKRPFGSTPLKNMDAKDIEDSIISYRSDSSFGGSGKNVMQNQAKILSNNDLGAILAYLKGKDAFAEQDINENKPVSTQTKQGSYLR from the coding sequence ATGAAAAGTATTAAAATTTCTTTTTTGGCGTGTTTTTTGGTGGCAAATGCCTTTGCAGCTTCACAAGTCTACTATATAGAAGCTCGTGGTGAGTTTGGTAAAGAACTTGCTGAAATGGCAAAAAAGCAGGCTAATGATAGAAATGAAAAAGTAAATGTCTATGTTGATGAAGATCCAAGACGCTATAAAGATAATAGAATTTTAAAATTAGGCGTTGATAGAAAGGGTAGATATAGTGTTTCTTTAGGTAAGGAGCTTTATGAAAAGCAATGTGCTAGCTGTCATGGCGAGAATGCTGATAAAAGGCCATTTGGTTCAACACCTCTAAAAAATATGGATGCTAAAGATATTGAAGATAGCATCATCTCTTATAGAAGTGACTCAAGTTTTGGCGGAAGCGGCAAAAATGTAATGCAAAACCAAGCTAAAATTCTTTCAAATAATGATCTTGGCGCGATTCTCGCCTATCTAAAAGGTAAAGATGCATTTGCTGAACAAGACATAAATGAGAACAAGCCGGTCTCTACTCAAACAAAGCAAGGCAGTTATTTAAGATAA
- a CDS encoding OprD family outer membrane porin, whose translation MKLTKISLAALVALGAFSSVASATPLEEAIKNVDLSGFARYRYTNDKKHGEFSNTKSESGSKAGHQFKAVANFKAAIDDNFFGVIGLRYNATDNSGDNTQGDQGSRGTGTDKTNTTDPFKVHQFYLGYKAGNTTITAGKQEIGSYFTDDAIGTGVRVVNQDIEGLTLTALAFDAIEGDDTESDGDLYAAKDANGDDINRVKVYDFGNLYAAGIAGSYSPIDFQLWYASLTNLADLLAADVTANFAINDDVSLGGRVNYINTTVDKSAKAHLSKDIDESNGVANYNDGNFYAGELTASLFGFDLRAGYMGWKVDNKGVTSFALEDKGSLIDVGELTLDPTWADGKANLVYGTAGYTFDKFTVGVDYIKGHIKHAAAAGENGKEKVEEVTPRFAYEYSKKLTFSSYYAFKTSKFADEAKNKEDQFRFEAKYSF comes from the coding sequence ATGAAACTAACAAAAATTAGTTTAGCCGCTTTGGTTGCTTTAGGTGCATTTTCAAGTGTAGCAAGTGCTACTCCACTTGAAGAAGCTATAAAAAATGTAGATCTTTCAGGATTTGCAAGATATAGATATACAAACGATAAAAAACACGGTGAGTTTTCTAATACAAAATCAGAGTCTGGCTCAAAAGCTGGTCATCAATTTAAAGCAGTAGCAAATTTTAAAGCTGCAATTGATGATAACTTCTTTGGCGTTATTGGTTTAAGATATAACGCTACTGATAATTCTGGTGATAATACTCAAGGAGATCAAGGCTCTAGAGGCACTGGCACAGATAAAACTAATACAACTGATCCATTTAAAGTTCATCAGTTCTATCTTGGCTATAAAGCTGGAAACACCACTATAACAGCTGGTAAACAAGAGATCGGCTCATACTTTACAGATGATGCTATCGGTACTGGTGTAAGAGTAGTAAACCAAGATATTGAAGGCCTTACTCTAACAGCTTTAGCTTTTGATGCTATTGAAGGTGATGACACAGAAAGTGATGGTGATTTATACGCAGCTAAAGATGCAAATGGTGACGATATAAATAGGGTAAAAGTTTATGATTTTGGTAATCTATATGCAGCAGGTATAGCTGGTTCATATAGTCCAATAGACTTCCAACTATGGTATGCAAGCTTAACAAACCTAGCTGACCTTCTTGCAGCTGATGTAACTGCAAACTTTGCTATAAATGATGATGTTAGCTTAGGCGGTAGAGTTAACTATATAAATACTACTGTAGATAAAAGTGCAAAAGCACATCTTTCTAAAGATATAGATGAATCTAATGGCGTTGCAAACTATAATGATGGTAACTTCTATGCTGGCGAACTTACAGCTTCACTATTTGGCTTTGATTTAAGAGCTGGTTATATGGGTTGGAAAGTTGATAATAAAGGCGTAACATCATTTGCTCTTGAAGATAAAGGTAGCCTAATAGATGTTGGTGAGCTTACACTTGATCCAACTTGGGCTGATGGAAAAGCAAACCTAGTATATGGAACAGCTGGATATACATTTGATAAATTTACAGTTGGTGTTGATTACATAAAAGGTCACATTAAACACGCTGCAGCTGCTGGCGAAAATGGCAAAGAAAAAGTTGAAGAGGTTACCCCAAGATTTGCATATGAGTATAGCAAAAAGCTAACATTTAGCTCATACTATGCATTCAAAACTTCAAAATTTGCTGATGAGGCTAAAAACAAAGAAGATCAATTCAGATTTGAAGCTAAATACTCATTCTAA
- the fusA gene encoding elongation factor G has protein sequence MAERKTPLHKVRNIGIAAHIDAGKTTTSERILFFTGMSHKIGEVHDGAATMDWMEQEKERGITITSAATTAFWKGYQINLIDTPGHVDFTIEVERSMRVLDGAVSVFCSVGGVQPQSETVWRQANKYHVPRIVFVNKMDRIGANFFRVEEQIRERLKANPIPIQIPIGAEDNFRGVVDLVRMKAYVWNDEKKPTDYVEEEIPAEVKEKAEEYRAKLIEAVSETDDSLMEKFFAGEELSEEEIKKGIKAGCLRMTITPMLCGTAFKNKGIQPLLDAVVDYLPAPDEIAAINGVYEDGAEITVESTDDGEFAALAFKIMTDPFVGQLTFIRVYRGSLESGSYAYNTVQDCKERIGRLLKMHSNKREEITELFAGEIGAVVGLKNTLTGDTLASEKDKVILERMDFPEPVISVAVEPKTKADQEKMAIALQKLAQEDPSFRVSTDEESGQTIISGMGELHLEIIVDRMLREFKVDAEVGQPQVAYRETIRKTVEQEYKYAKQSGGRGQYGHVFLRIEPLPAASGFEFVNDIKGGVVPKEYIPAVEKGCKEALQSGVLAGYPVEDVKVTLFDGSYHEVDSSEMAFKLAASMGFKEGARKAGAVILEPMMKVEVETPEEYMGDVIGDLNKRRGQVNSMDDRNGVKIIAAYCPLAQMFGYSTDLRSMTQGRATYSMEFDHYEEVPKNVSDEIIKKRNG, from the coding sequence ATGGCAGAGAGAAAAACGCCTTTACATAAGGTAAGAAATATCGGTATTGCGGCTCATATTGATGCTGGAAAGACAACTACTAGTGAGAGAATTTTATTCTTTACTGGTATGAGCCATAAAATAGGTGAGGTTCATGATGGTGCTGCCACTATGGACTGGATGGAGCAAGAAAAAGAGCGTGGTATTACTATTACTTCAGCTGCAACTACGGCATTTTGGAAGGGTTATCAAATAAACCTAATCGACACTCCGGGACACGTTGACTTTACTATCGAAGTTGAGCGTTCTATGCGTGTTCTTGACGGTGCTGTTTCAGTATTTTGTTCTGTTGGAGGTGTTCAACCACAATCAGAAACTGTTTGGAGACAAGCAAATAAATATCACGTACCAAGAATTGTTTTTGTTAATAAAATGGACAGAATTGGTGCAAATTTCTTTAGAGTTGAAGAGCAAATCAGGGAAAGACTAAAAGCAAACCCAATTCCTATTCAAATTCCTATAGGTGCCGAGGATAACTTTAGAGGTGTGGTTGACCTTGTAAGAATGAAAGCTTATGTTTGGAATGATGAGAAAAAACCAACTGACTATGTTGAAGAAGAAATTCCAGCTGAAGTTAAAGAAAAAGCAGAGGAATACCGTGCAAAACTAATCGAAGCAGTTTCAGAGACAGATGATAGCTTGATGGAGAAATTTTTTGCTGGTGAAGAGCTAAGTGAAGAAGAGATCAAAAAAGGCATAAAAGCAGGCTGCTTGAGAATGACTATCACGCCTATGCTTTGCGGAACTGCGTTTAAAAACAAAGGAATTCAACCTCTACTTGATGCTGTTGTTGATTATTTACCAGCTCCAGATGAGATCGCAGCAATAAATGGTGTTTATGAAGATGGCGCTGAAATAACTGTTGAAAGTACAGATGATGGCGAATTTGCCGCTCTTGCGTTTAAGATTATGACTGACCCATTTGTTGGACAGCTAACATTTATCCGTGTTTATAGAGGAAGCCTTGAAAGTGGTAGCTATGCTTACAACACAGTTCAAGACTGCAAAGAGAGAATCGGTCGCTTGCTAAAAATGCACTCAAATAAACGTGAAGAGATTACCGAGCTTTTTGCTGGTGAGATCGGCGCTGTTGTTGGTCTAAAAAATACTCTAACAGGTGATACTCTAGCTAGTGAAAAAGATAAAGTTATCCTTGAGAGAATGGACTTCCCTGAGCCAGTTATTAGTGTTGCAGTCGAGCCAAAAACAAAAGCTGACCAGGAAAAAATGGCAATAGCACTTCAAAAACTAGCTCAAGAAGATCCAAGTTTTAGAGTTAGTACAGACGAAGAGAGTGGTCAAACTATTATTAGCGGTATGGGTGAGCTTCACCTTGAGATCATTGTTGATCGTATGCTTCGTGAATTTAAAGTTGATGCTGAAGTTGGTCAACCACAAGTTGCTTATCGTGAAACTATTCGTAAGACAGTTGAACAAGAGTATAAGTATGCTAAACAATCAGGCGGTCGTGGTCAATATGGTCACGTATTTTTACGTATTGAGCCGCTTCCAGCTGCTAGTGGATTTGAATTTGTTAATGATATCAAAGGTGGTGTTGTTCCAAAAGAATATATTCCAGCTGTTGAAAAAGGTTGCAAAGAGGCACTTCAAAGTGGTGTTCTTGCTGGTTACCCAGTCGAAGATGTTAAAGTTACCCTTTTTGATGGTAGCTACCATGAAGTTGACTCATCTGAAATGGCATTTAAACTTGCTGCTTCAATGGGATTCAAGGAAGGTGCTAGAAAGGCAGGTGCTGTTATTCTTGAGCCTATGATGAAGGTTGAAGTTGAAACTCCAGAAGAGTATATGGGTGATGTTATAGGCGACCTTAACAAACGCCGTGGCCAAGTAAATTCAATGGATGATAGAAATGGTGTGAAGATCATTGCAGCTTATTGTCCATTAGCTCAAATGTTTGGATATTCAACAGATCTTCGCTCAATGACTCAAGGCCGTGCAACTTATTCAATGGAATTCGATCACTACGAAGAAGTTCCTAAAAACGTAAGTGATGAGATCATTAAAAAAAGAAATGGCTAA
- a CDS encoding fatty-acid--CoA ligase, which translates to MEKEEITIEKLEKLAGDNSLSKNELFELIQIFVGNFSIPAKNNQVMPKEANNYINFIILICSHKNSDAKLISFLDKEAKKKNPSYIVEIEESEKIGIENRKNRR; encoded by the coding sequence TTGGAAAAAGAAGAGATAACGATCGAAAAGCTTGAAAAGCTTGCGGGTGATAATAGTTTAAGTAAAAACGAGCTTTTCGAACTTATTCAAATCTTTGTAGGAAATTTTAGTATACCAGCTAAAAATAACCAAGTCATGCCAAAAGAAGCAAATAACTATATAAATTTCATAATTTTAATCTGCTCTCATAAAAATTCTGATGCAAAGCTCATCAGTTTTTTAGACAAAGAAGCTAAAAAGAAAAATCCAAGCTATATTGTCGAGATAGAAGAGAGTGAGAAAATCGGCATAGAAAATCGCAAAAATCGTAGATAA
- a CDS encoding rhodanese-like domain-containing protein yields MKKILLLGAVCCMLSADVKTVNISPDEIKKYDQIIDIRTPSEWQETGVIAGAKTITFNPNDKSAFLEELSKAVDIKKPIALVCRSGRRSTAAAAAIDSSDLKIINLDGGMSSLIEQGYKTTPYKK; encoded by the coding sequence ATGAAAAAAATTTTACTTTTAGGAGCCGTTTGTTGCATGTTGTCAGCTGATGTTAAAACCGTTAACATAAGCCCAGATGAGATCAAAAAATATGATCAGATTATCGATATAAGAACTCCATCTGAGTGGCAAGAGACTGGCGTTATCGCAGGTGCAAAGACTATAACTTTTAATCCAAACGATAAGAGTGCATTTTTGGAGGAGCTTTCAAAGGCAGTTGATATCAAAAAACCTATTGCTCTTGTTTGCAGAAGTGGCAGAAGAAGTACGGCAGCAGCCGCAGCGATAGATAGCTCAGATCTTAAGATAATAAATTTAGATGGAGGTATGAGTAGCTTGATCGAGCAAGGCTATAAAACTACGCCTTATAAAAAATAG